Part of the Kitasatospora sp. NBC_01266 genome, GGTTGTCACCCTCTCGGACGCGGTCCGCTTGCCCCACGGCGGCGGGCTCGTTCGAGCGGTTGCTGACGTGGTGCTTAGGGTGGTGTGATGAAGCTTCTCCTCACCGACTCCGGCGTCAGGAACGCAAGCGTGCTGGCGGCGCTGGTCGATCTCCTGGGCAAACCGATAGCCGAGGCCAACGCCCTCTGCATCCCCACCGCAGGGTACGGGGGCCCGTATGCGGATCCGGGCGGGCCATGGCGTTTCGTCAGCGGACGGTCCCCAAGTCCCATGACCGAGTTGGGGTGGAAGTCGGTGGGCGTGCTGGAACTCACCGCGCTGCCCAGCATCGACAGGGAACGCTGGGTCTCCTGGGTCCGAGAGGCAGACGTCCTGCTGGTGAACGGCGGCGACGCGCTCTATCTGTGCCACTGGATGCGGGAGTCCGGACTGGCCGACCTCCTCCCCTCGCTGCGCGACACGGTCTACGTGGGGCTCAGCGCCGGGAGCATGGTGCTGACTCCCCGCATCGGGGAGGAGTTCGTCGGCTGGAAGCCGCCCACCGGTGACGACAGCACGCTGGGAATCGTCGAATTCTCCATCTTCCCGCACCTCGACAGCCCGGACTGTCCGGAGAACACCATGGCCGAGGCGGAACGCTGGGCCGCCAAGATCAAGGGCCCGGCGTACGCCATCGACGCTCAGACCGCCATCAAGGTGACCGACGGCGGCGTCGAGGTGGTCTCCGAGGGGCACTGGAAGCTGCTCAACCCGGCAGTCTGAACGTCGACTGCCTTCCGCCCCTCGACTAGAGGAGGGCCAGGTGGGGCTCGACGCCGGCCCCGGCGCAGCTGGCGTCCCACAGGCGCTCGGCAACGGCGGGATCGGTCATGTGGGCCCGCGCGGGCTCCGGTCGCGGTGCGCCACGCAGGCCGAAGGCCCTGGGGTCCCCACAGTTGTCCTCCCCGCCTCCCAACACCCTGCCGAACGCACGCGCCAGGCACTGCCGTGTACTGACCGAGTGGCTTCCCTCACGTGAAGTAGCAGCCCGGGGTGCGCGTGCGGTGCCGGCCTCGCCTGGCTGTGCCTGATCGACGACCCCGCCCCAGGTGACGGCCCAGCTCAACTGCGGGCGAGGGTCACGAGGAACCGGGTTCCGGTGTCATCCCGTCCCGCGCAGAGTCTGGGGGCCACGTCCACGACGGCCAGGGCACGGCACCAGGCCAGTACCCGGTCAGGAGACTGCCCCGGAACAAGTGCCGCCAGTTCCTCGACTCGCCGCTCCAGATCGGCGACTTCCGCCACCCCCGCCATCACCCAGTCCACGGCGTCGAAATCGGGATCGCCCAGCGTGGGCCGGGGATCGATCGCGACCACACTCGGGCCGGGTCCGGACAGTACGTTGGCCTGGTGGAGATCACCGTGGACGAGTCCCACCGTGTCGCCGCCGGCGAGCTCCAGAGCGGCCGCGCGGCTCCGCTTGAGGACCGCCGGGTCGAACGCGTTGCTCAGACCGGCGGTCGACAGCCTGCGATCGGTCATTTCGAAGAGGAAGTCCACCCGGTGCGCGAGCGGTGGCAACGCGGAACCCTGGCCGCCGGAAGGGGAAGGGATCCGCAGGTCGCGCAGCAGGGCCGCGACCTGCGGCAGGGTCCAGTCGAGTTGCCTCATCGGGATTCCCGGCTTCACGTCCTGCAGCAGCAGGGCCCCGACAGCAAGGTCCTCCGCCAGCAGATCGACAACCGACGGCGTGTCGGCCCAGGCGTGCAGTGCCTGTGATTCCGCGGCAGCGATCTCGGGATCGGGGGTGAGCTTCAACCACGCCGTTGCCCCGTCGGCCCGTTGGGCGCACCGGAACACCCGTGAGGTACCGCCTCCGCCCGCCTCGAGGACATTCAGGTTCCAGCGAGCCGTCAGCTGATCCACCAGCGCCGGGAGGCGATCGCACCAGTCCAGGGCTTCCGGTCCGAAGCGCACGGCAAGCCGCTTGCGCACTTCCGGTGCCACGAAGGCTGACTCGTCCACCGCATCCCCGTTCGTCAACGCATCCCTGTTCGTTGTCGCAGGTCGCCGAACGTATCAGGGTGCCGAGCAGTGCTGCGACAGAGATCTGGAACGCAGCGCGGCAAGGACACGCCCTTCCCGGGTTCCCGGCGATGCGGAACGCACGGGCCGCCCGGCGCGAGGCTGCGCCGGGCGGCCGCGGTGCGGGTGGCCGGTGCGGCGTCAGGTGACGCTGCCTTGGGCGTCGACCATCGACTTCACCGCGTTGTCGAAGAGCCTGCGCTTGACCGGGCCGTCCTCGGGCGCCGCTCAGCTGGTCCGATAGGGTTCGCAGCCGAACCAACCCGGTCCCATCGCCGCGATCACCGCCAGGCAGCACCGGTCTCCGGAGGGCGGATAATGGCCGGACCGCAGACCAGCTGCGCCGATCGATGGAGAGGCAGAGGACGGATGACCCTGGAAGAAGGCCGGCGCGTCAGGCTGACTGAGGATCTCGGGCTCGGCGAGGCAGTCGCCGGGGAGCCCGGGAGCGTCGTCGGATTCCTGTCGCTGGGAGCCGGGCTCGAGGGCACCGTCGAGCGGGTGGACGGGGAACTCGCGCAGAGCGAGGGGGCCCGCGAGTACCAGCGGCTGGGGGCGCTGTTCGAGGACTACGGGCACACCATGCCGGCAGCGAGCCGGGAGCGGCTGGCGGCGGAGATCGCCGCGCTGGAGCCGGAGTGGGCCGCGGATCGGGAGCGCGGGAGGCAGCTGACGGTCCGGGTCCGGTGGGACAACGGCTTCGTCCTGGACGGGGCGCACCAGCACATCCTCACCCCACTGTGAAGGAGGACGTCCGGCGCTTCGTCCCTCGTGGTCCGGTCGCCGGACGCTCCGTCCACCCCTACCCGGTTCCCGCACGACGGCTGGCCGGCCCCGCTGCGCCGTGCCCCTCGCGGTGATCCGTACGGACACCCACACCCGCCATGTTCTGCACTGCCATGCGCGTTATTGATTGCTTCTGCAGCCATCTTGTCATGAACGAGCAGCTTCCCGTAGAAAGGCTCTGCTGAGACAGCGTCAGCGACCATGCCCTGACCCCCGAGACCCCGTGAGGTCGAAGCGTGCCAACCGCCCTTCCCCGATGGCTCCGTGCTGCCGTCGCCTGCTGCTCCACGCTCGCCGCCGTGTCCGCCGGAACGCTCGCGGCCCAGCCCGCGGCCGCCGCGCCGCCCGCCTCGCCCGGTGCCGTGACCCAGTACCCCGACTATGCCCCCACCCCGCCGATGGGCTGGAACGACTGGTCGTACTACCAGTGCGGGATCGACGAGAAGACGATCCTCGGCAACGCCCAGGCCCTGGTGACCACCGGGCTGGCGAAGAAGGGGTACGACACCGTCACCATCGACGACTGCTGGATGTCCCAGCAGCGCGACGCCCAGGGCAACCTGGTCGCCAACCCGACCCTGTTCCCGCACGGAATGGCCTACATCGGGCAGCAACTCCATAAGCTCGGACTGAAGTTCGGCATCTACGAGGACGCCGGGACCGCCACCTGCGGCGGCTTCCCCGGTTCCCTCGGCCACTGGCAGCAGGACGCGGACCTGTTCGCGTCCTGGGGTGTCGACTACGTCAAGCTCGACGGCTGCAACGTCCCCTCCAAAGCCGGCGAGACCGACGATCAGAGCTACCGCGACACCTACACCGCGATGAGCCAGGCACTGCTCAACACCCACCACCGGATCACCTTCTCGATCTCCGCGCCCGCCTACTTCCAGGGCACGGCGAACTGGGACTCGGTGATCGGCTGGTCCGCGCAGCTCGGCAACCTCTGGCGGGAGGGCGCGGACATCGCGCTCGGCCAGGACACCGGCCCCGACAAGTGGGCATCGATCGACTACAACTACAGCTACAACGTCGGGCTGCCCGCGCTGCAGCGGCCGGGGCGGTGGAACGACCCCGACTTCCTGCTCGCCGGCGACTCCGGGCTCAGCCCGGACGAGATCCAGAGCCAGGTCTCGCTCTGGTCGATGATGGCCGCGCCGCTGATCTCCAGCACCGACCTCACCCAGCTCTCACCGACCGCGCTGGCCGCGCTCGGCAACCGCGACGTCATCGCCGTCGACCAGGACCGGCTCGGCGTCCAGGGCCGCGTCGTCCAGCACGGAACCGGCTACGACGTCCTGAGCAAGCCGCTGGCCGGCGGGGACCAGGCCGTCGCGCTCTTCAACTCATCCGACACCGCGCAGACGATCACCACCACCGCCGCCCAGGCCGGCCTGCACGCCACCGCCGGCTACACGCTCGAGGACCTGGTGAGCAAGCAGGTCACCGGGACGACCGGCGTGATCTCCGCGGACGTGCCGCCGCACGCCACCGTGCTCTACCGGGTCCACCCGGGCGCGGCCCGTGACCTGGCGCCCGCGACCGCGATCACCTGGCAGGACGTCAGCACCGCGCAGCAGCCCGGGACCTACCGGATCACCCTGGCCGACCACGGTACCGTCGCCCTGGGCGACACCCGGCTGCGGATCAACACCCCCGCGGGCTGGACCGCCACCCCGGCCACCGTCACCCTGCCGGACATCGCGCCGGGCGGCACCGCGTCGGCCACCGTGACGGTACGCGGTCCCCAGGGCACCCCCGGAACCACCGTCACGCCGGTCACCGCCACCGCGGGCTACCGGGCCCGGTCGGGCCGGACCGACACGGTCAGCGGTGAGCAGACGATCGTCCAGGTCGTGCCCTACCCCTCCCTGGCGGCCGCCTACAACAACGTCGGCGCCACCTCCGAGAGCGACACCACGCCCGGCAACTTCGACGGCGGCGGGGACAGCTACTCGACCCAGGCCCTGGCCGCGGCGGGCGCCACCGCGGGCGCCACGATCAGCGCCAACGGCCTCAGCTTCAGCTGGCCGTCGGCCGCCGCGGGCACGGCCGACAACGTCTCGGCCACCGGCCAGGAGATCACCCTCGGCGGCCAGGGCCACGCGCTGGGGTTCCTCGGCGCCGAGGCGGGCTTCACCGCCGGCCCGGTCACCGTCACCTACACCGACGGCACGACCAGCACCGGCCAACTCGGCTTCCCCAACTGGTGCTGCGCCCCGACCGACGCCTACGGCGCGAAGGCGGCGTTCACCACGGGCCACCGCGACACCCCCACCGGCCCGGCCGACTTCGGCACCAGCTACGGCGTCTTCACCAACACCGTCCCGCTGACGCCCGGCAAGACCGTCCGCTCCGTCACCCTGCCCGACGCCCCCGCGATCCACGTCTTCGCACTCAGCGTCCAACCGTGATCCACGCGGCCCGCGGGATCATCCCCGCGGGCCGCGCGGCTCCCTCGGGTTCAGGCCCGAGCCCGCAGGCGGCGGAGCATGCGGGCGTCCTGGAAGCCGACGGCGCGGGCCGCGCTCTCGCTGGTCGCGCCGTGGGCGATGAGGTGTTGGGCGCGCTCCAGCCGCAGTTCCTGCTGGTAGCGCAGTGGGGTGAGCCCGGTGGCCTCGGTGAAGTGGCGGGTGAGGGTGCGTTCGCTGATGCCGGCGCCGGAGGCGAGTCCGGCGAGGCTCAGCTGGGTGGTGAAGCGGGCGTCGATCAGGTCCTGCACCTGGTGGACGGCGTCGACCAGGTGGGCCCGGTGCCGGAACATCACGCTGGTCTGCTGCTCGTCACCGTTGCGCCGGGCGTAGACCACCATCTCGCGCGCGATCCGGGCGGCGGCCGCGGGCCCGTGCCGGACGGCCACGAGGTGGAGCGCGAGGTCGATGCCGCTGGCGATGCCGGCCGAGGTGACCACGCGGTCGTCCACCACGTAGAGCACGTCGCGCAACACCCGGGCCCGCGGGTAGCGGCGGGCGAGGTCATCCTGCGCGTCGTGGTGCGTGGTGCAGCGGCGGCCGTCCAGCAGCCCGGCGCGGCCGAGCGCCACCGCTCCCGTGCAGACACTGGCAACCGTGCCACCGGCCGCGTGGTGGGCGGCCAGCTTCTCCAACGCCGCCGGGGACAGCCCGTCCTCGTCCCCGGTCGACGCACGCCGGCCGGGAACGACGAGCAGGTCCTCGGCCGACAGCCGCGGCCACTGGGTGGCGGCCCGCAGCGAAAGGCCCTGGGCCGTCAGGACGTCCTCCTGCTCGGCCACGTAGCCGATCTCGTATCCGAGGCCGAAGTCGGCCGCTGTCGAGAACACCTGGGCCGGCCCGGCGAGGTCCAGCAGGTGCAGCCGCGGGACGAGCAGGAAGACGACGCGGGTCACGATCCGGTCAGCTCCTTGACGGTGGCGATCCGCGCGAAGCGGCCCGAGAGAGCGTACTCGGTGCGGGCGGTGATCTCGTTGACCTGGCCGACGGTGTCGGGGTTGGAGACGGCCGCCCAGCTCTCCAGCTGCCGGAAGGATTCCTGGACGTCGATGACGAGGAGTGCTCTGTTCATGTCTCGATCTTGACGGGTGCGGGGCGCTCGGTTGAAGGCATCATCATGCCCCGATGCGGAACGATCCG contains:
- a CDS encoding NEW3 domain-containing protein; its protein translation is MSAGTLAAQPAAAAPPASPGAVTQYPDYAPTPPMGWNDWSYYQCGIDEKTILGNAQALVTTGLAKKGYDTVTIDDCWMSQQRDAQGNLVANPTLFPHGMAYIGQQLHKLGLKFGIYEDAGTATCGGFPGSLGHWQQDADLFASWGVDYVKLDGCNVPSKAGETDDQSYRDTYTAMSQALLNTHHRITFSISAPAYFQGTANWDSVIGWSAQLGNLWREGADIALGQDTGPDKWASIDYNYSYNVGLPALQRPGRWNDPDFLLAGDSGLSPDEIQSQVSLWSMMAAPLISSTDLTQLSPTALAALGNRDVIAVDQDRLGVQGRVVQHGTGYDVLSKPLAGGDQAVALFNSSDTAQTITTTAAQAGLHATAGYTLEDLVSKQVTGTTGVISADVPPHATVLYRVHPGAARDLAPATAITWQDVSTAQQPGTYRITLADHGTVALGDTRLRINTPAGWTATPATVTLPDIAPGGTASATVTVRGPQGTPGTTVTPVTATAGYRARSGRTDTVSGEQTIVQVVPYPSLAAAYNNVGATSESDTTPGNFDGGGDSYSTQALAAAGATAGATISANGLSFSWPSAAAGTADNVSATGQEITLGGQGHALGFLGAEAGFTAGPVTVTYTDGTTSTGQLGFPNWCCAPTDAYGAKAAFTTGHRDTPTGPADFGTSYGVFTNTVPLTPGKTVRSVTLPDAPAIHVFALSVQP
- a CDS encoding aminoglycoside phosphotransferase family protein; the protein is MDESAFVAPEVRKRLAVRFGPEALDWCDRLPALVDQLTARWNLNVLEAGGGGTSRVFRCAQRADGATAWLKLTPDPEIAAAESQALHAWADTPSVVDLLAEDLAVGALLLQDVKPGIPMRQLDWTLPQVAALLRDLRIPSPSGGQGSALPPLAHRVDFLFEMTDRRLSTAGLSNAFDPAVLKRSRAAALELAGGDTVGLVHGDLHQANVLSGPGPSVVAIDPRPTLGDPDFDAVDWVMAGVAEVADLERRVEELAALVPGQSPDRVLAWCRALAVVDVAPRLCAGRDDTGTRFLVTLARS
- a CDS encoding Type 1 glutamine amidotransferase-like domain-containing protein gives rise to the protein MKLLLTDSGVRNASVLAALVDLLGKPIAEANALCIPTAGYGGPYADPGGPWRFVSGRSPSPMTELGWKSVGVLELTALPSIDRERWVSWVREADVLLVNGGDALYLCHWMRESGLADLLPSLRDTVYVGLSAGSMVLTPRIGEEFVGWKPPTGDDSTLGIVEFSIFPHLDSPDCPENTMAEAERWAAKIKGPAYAIDAQTAIKVTDGGVEVVSEGHWKLLNPAV
- a CDS encoding GlxA family transcriptional regulator, which gives rise to MTRVVFLLVPRLHLLDLAGPAQVFSTAADFGLGYEIGYVAEQEDVLTAQGLSLRAATQWPRLSAEDLLVVPGRRASTGDEDGLSPAALEKLAAHHAAGGTVASVCTGAVALGRAGLLDGRRCTTHHDAQDDLARRYPRARVLRDVLYVVDDRVVTSAGIASGIDLALHLVAVRHGPAAAARIAREMVVYARRNGDEQQTSVMFRHRAHLVDAVHQVQDLIDARFTTQLSLAGLASGAGISERTLTRHFTEATGLTPLRYQQELRLERAQHLIAHGATSESAARAVGFQDARMLRRLRARA